Proteins from a genomic interval of Sphingobacterium sp. SYP-B4668:
- a CDS encoding excinuclease ABC subunit UvrA, producing MANIIIENARQNNLKNISVQIPKNQITVFTGVSGSGKSSLVFETIGAEAQRQFNETQSSFIRNRLQHIGVTDVDKINNLNVPVIINQKRLGGNARSTVGTVTDVYASLRLLFSRMGKPFVGYSNTFSFNNPLGMCKKCEGLGFVQTVKVDTLIDKQRSLNEGAIIFPTFQSGGYRLLRYTMSGYFDNDKKLGDYTADEWDLLLNASEHKPKNPDKDWGKTVKYEGIIPRIEKAFLKKQSKENTIRKEALKNIIATSPCPVCNGKRLSENILSCKIGGKSIADCTALSIEELLDFVSSLQSKTSDVILAELKKKLQSIVNIGLQYLTLDRRTDTLSGGESQRIKMVRSLGNNLTDLLYIFDEPSIGLHPKDLQNISSIIQQIRDKGNTVLIVEHDPDLIKIADWVIDMGPLSGKKGGEIVYQGIFDGLKKSKGKTGLYFAKTPTISKEPRSAKGYLEIENANLYNLKDVNVKIPKNVMTIVTGVAGSGKSTLINKVLPKFYKDITIIDQSLSAVSIRSNLITYLNLSDDIRKRFSMANNVSDKLFSRNSEGACKNCKGIGVEKIDLAFMDDIEQPCEVCGGSGFQPKVLKYHYGCKNIVDVMDMTVEEAIGFFPDNLYNKPFDMLLKLGLGYLTLGQRLDSFSGGERQRLKLTRELKHSNKIIVLDEPSTGLHPSDTEKLLDFINNLVENNNTLIVIEHNLDVIAQADWIIDVGPGAGKYGGNVLFTGTVCDLLEDNVSITAEYLRQHLCKGD from the coding sequence ATGGCTAATATTATTATAGAGAATGCAAGACAAAATAATCTAAAGAATATTTCTGTACAGATACCAAAAAATCAAATTACTGTATTTACTGGTGTTTCCGGTTCAGGAAAATCGTCTTTAGTTTTTGAAACGATAGGAGCTGAAGCTCAGAGGCAATTCAATGAAACGCAAAGCAGTTTTATCAGAAACCGTCTGCAACACATAGGCGTGACGGATGTGGATAAAATCAATAATCTGAATGTTCCAGTCATTATAAACCAAAAAAGATTGGGAGGAAATGCAAGGTCAACCGTTGGAACAGTAACCGATGTGTACGCTTCTTTAAGATTGCTTTTTTCCCGAATGGGTAAGCCATTTGTGGGATATTCCAATACATTTTCTTTCAACAATCCTTTGGGAATGTGCAAAAAATGTGAGGGGCTTGGTTTTGTGCAGACGGTTAAAGTTGACACCCTTATAGACAAACAACGGTCTTTGAATGAGGGTGCAATTATATTTCCGACTTTCCAATCCGGTGGTTACCGTTTATTGAGATATACGATGTCCGGCTACTTTGACAATGATAAAAAGTTAGGAGATTATACCGCCGATGAATGGGATTTGCTTTTGAATGCTTCAGAACACAAACCGAAGAATCCCGATAAAGACTGGGGGAAGACTGTAAAATATGAAGGTATAATCCCTCGAATTGAGAAAGCATTTCTAAAGAAACAATCAAAGGAGAACACTATCCGTAAAGAGGCTTTAAAAAATATTATTGCAACAAGCCCCTGTCCAGTATGTAATGGAAAAAGATTGAGTGAAAATATTTTGTCCTGCAAAATAGGCGGTAAAAGTATTGCTGATTGCACAGCACTTTCAATAGAAGAACTTTTAGACTTTGTTAGTTCTCTACAATCCAAAACTTCTGATGTAATCCTTGCTGAACTCAAAAAAAAACTTCAAAGTATCGTAAACATAGGGTTACAATATCTGACATTGGACAGAAGAACTGACACCCTGTCGGGGGGAGAAAGTCAAAGAATAAAAATGGTAAGAAGCCTAGGGAACAACCTAACAGATTTGCTCTATATTTTTGATGAGCCGAGTATCGGACTTCATCCAAAGGATTTACAAAATATTTCTTCAATCATTCAACAAATAAGGGATAAGGGAAATACCGTATTAATTGTTGAACACGACCCCGATTTGATTAAAATTGCCGATTGGGTCATTGATATGGGGCCACTATCAGGAAAGAAAGGTGGGGAAATTGTCTATCAAGGTATATTTGATGGATTAAAAAAATCAAAAGGGAAAACAGGTTTATACTTCGCAAAAACACCTACTATAAGCAAAGAACCAAGAAGTGCAAAAGGATATTTAGAAATTGAAAACGCTAATCTGTATAATCTTAAAGATGTCAATGTGAAAATTCCCAAAAACGTAATGACCATAGTTACAGGGGTTGCTGGGTCGGGCAAGAGTACATTGATTAACAAGGTGCTGCCTAAATTCTATAAGGATATAACCATTATTGACCAGTCTTTATCGGCCGTGAGCATACGCTCCAATCTGATTACGTATCTAAACTTGTCGGATGACATAAGAAAACGGTTTTCGATGGCAAACAACGTGTCCGATAAACTTTTTAGTAGAAATAGTGAGGGGGCTTGTAAAAACTGTAAAGGAATTGGCGTTGAAAAAATTGATTTGGCATTTATGGATGATATAGAGCAACCCTGCGAAGTTTGCGGAGGCAGTGGGTTTCAGCCAAAGGTCTTAAAGTATCATTATGGCTGCAAAAATATTGTAGATGTAATGGATATGACCGTAGAAGAAGCTATTGGTTTTTTTCCCGATAACCTATATAACAAACCCTTTGATATGTTGCTCAAATTGGGTTTAGGCTATCTTACCTTGGGACAACGGTTAGACAGTTTTTCGGGAGGGGAAAGACAACGCCTTAAATTGACAAGAGAATTGAAGCACTCCAATAAAATAATTGTCCTTGACGAACCAAGCACGGGGTTACATCCAAGCGATACTGAAAAACTATTGGATTTTATAAATAATTTAGTTGAAAATAATAATACTTTAATTGTCATAGAACATAATCTTGATGTGATTGCACAAGCGGATTGGATAATAGATGTTGGGCCTGGTGCAGGTAAATACGGCGGAAATGTATTGTTTACCGGAACGGTTTGTGACTTATTGGAAGATAATGTTTCAATTACCGCAGAATATCTAAGGCAACATCTGTGTAAGGGAGATTAG
- a CDS encoding cytochrome ubiquinol oxidase subunit I, with product MDDFIAARSQMAMSLGFHIIFACVGMVMPFFMSIAHYIYLKTGNEIYKGLTKAWSRGVAILFATGAVSGTMLSFELGLLWPGFMKHAGPIFGMPFSLEGTAFFIEAIALGFFLYGWDRFHKWFHWGTGLVVGVSGIASGILVVAANAWMNSPSGFDYVNGEYLNIDPIAAMFNDAWFSQALHMTLAAFVSTGFAVAGVHALMIIKGKNVAFHKAAFKIAAIAACISALLQPISGDISAKDVGKRQPAKLAAMEAHFDTEANAAFLIGGIPDEETGTVKYGLKVPGVLNFLVHGDLTTPVTGLHDIPRDEWPPVAITHYAFQIMIGLGMLLMGLSIVYFIALFKKKSWLESRWLMRLFVIAIPMGYIALEAGWIVTEVGRQPWIIYGIMRTIDAVTPMPGIVYSFYVFTGVFISLSLAVVYLLYRQITMVGHLYDPTDPHFKLKK from the coding sequence ATGGATGACTTTATTGCTGCTCGCTCGCAGATGGCCATGTCCCTAGGCTTTCACATTATCTTTGCTTGTGTTGGTATGGTGATGCCTTTTTTTATGTCTATTGCCCATTATATTTATTTGAAAACCGGAAATGAAATCTATAAAGGGCTTACAAAGGCCTGGAGTAGGGGCGTTGCTATCCTGTTTGCTACGGGGGCGGTATCGGGTACGATGTTGTCTTTTGAGCTTGGTTTGTTATGGCCGGGATTCATGAAGCATGCTGGTCCTATTTTTGGAATGCCATTCTCTTTGGAGGGAACGGCATTTTTCATAGAGGCTATTGCATTAGGGTTCTTCTTATATGGATGGGATCGATTCCATAAATGGTTTCACTGGGGGACTGGATTGGTGGTGGGAGTCAGTGGGATTGCTTCGGGGATACTGGTGGTCGCTGCCAATGCTTGGATGAACAGTCCGTCCGGATTTGACTATGTGAATGGCGAGTATCTGAATATCGACCCTATAGCGGCGATGTTCAACGACGCTTGGTTTTCCCAGGCGCTGCACATGACATTGGCGGCTTTTGTTTCAACGGGATTTGCGGTTGCAGGTGTGCATGCACTAATGATTATTAAAGGTAAGAACGTGGCTTTTCATAAGGCAGCCTTCAAGATAGCGGCAATAGCCGCGTGTATCTCGGCATTGTTGCAACCGATTAGTGGAGATATCTCTGCCAAAGACGTTGGCAAACGTCAGCCTGCTAAGCTTGCGGCTATGGAGGCGCACTTTGATACAGAGGCAAATGCTGCTTTTTTGATAGGTGGGATACCCGATGAAGAGACGGGAACGGTTAAGTACGGCCTGAAGGTTCCCGGTGTTCTTAATTTCTTGGTACATGGAGACTTGACGACTCCTGTGACTGGGCTTCATGATATTCCGAGGGATGAATGGCCTCCAGTGGCTATTACACACTATGCCTTTCAGATTATGATTGGATTGGGTATGCTGTTAATGGGCCTTTCTATCGTCTATTTTATAGCCCTGTTCAAAAAGAAATCCTGGTTGGAGAGTCGCTGGCTGATGCGTCTTTTTGTCATCGCCATACCGATGGGCTATATCGCCCTCGAGGCAGGATGGATAGTCACAGAAGTCGGTCGTCAGCCCTGGATTATCTACGGGATCATGCGTACCATTGATGCGGTGACTCCTATGCCCGGAATCGTGTACTCGTTTTATGTATTTACGGGGGTATTTATCTCGCTATCCCTAGCTGTGGTTTACTTATTGTATCGTCAAATTACGATGGTAGGCCATCTTTATGATCCAACGGACCCTCATTTCAAACTTAAAAAGTAA
- a CDS encoding MarR family winged helix-turn-helix transcriptional regulator, giving the protein MNKSEQKFYNLFTELQCFILTNMSKGEVNGVTATHYNIIEYIYRHDKCTGKQVAKAFNISPPAISRQLKFLIENNLIAHEQSSVDRRIFNLSATDNGKFIVDNSENFRERVAKRVSKTLTKDDLKNLTELLHKVLAEITR; this is encoded by the coding sequence ATGAACAAAAGCGAACAAAAATTCTATAATTTATTTACGGAGTTACAGTGCTTTATATTGACGAATATGAGCAAGGGAGAGGTTAACGGGGTTACCGCTACCCACTACAATATTATTGAATACATTTATCGACACGATAAATGTACCGGAAAACAGGTCGCAAAGGCTTTTAACATCAGTCCCCCTGCAATTTCAAGACAACTTAAATTCTTGATTGAAAATAATCTCATAGCACATGAGCAATCTTCAGTAGACCGTAGAATTTTCAATTTAAGTGCGACGGATAATGGAAAATTCATTGTTGATAATTCCGAAAATTTTAGAGAACGTGTTGCAAAAAGAGTTTCTAAAACCTTGACGAAAGATGATTTAAAAAATCTAACTGAATTGCTTCATAAGGTGTTGGCAGAGATAACGCGATAG
- a CDS encoding polysaccharide deacetylase family protein: protein MRFFGNVGLGLALSVLIFGTQSCGNDQTSSKRTTEIQDTSIKIDRGVKVKENEEPARKDTAVMKDTVVQHVEKPAPKESKAQRDSINTRLDSLPKHIYLTFDDGPLIGSSAIDSIAKAKNIKINVFLIGKHANMSKRLKKDYLRYYNNPLVDAYNHSYTHANNKFNVFYSNPDHAFSDFEKNEQDLALKYKIVRLPGRNIWYFNDRRRVDLQSGASTADLLFANGYKVMGWDVEWKIHGLTGQPVQSVNEIYQRMKNRLRKKDSFTANNVVLLMHDDMFQNKKGQKLLSDLIDSLQAHSNYHFEHMRDYPVKY from the coding sequence ATGCGATTTTTTGGAAATGTAGGGTTGGGATTGGCATTGTCGGTGCTGATTTTCGGTACTCAATCCTGTGGTAATGATCAAACGTCTTCAAAGCGAACTACTGAAATACAAGATACCTCTATCAAGATCGATCGTGGTGTGAAGGTAAAAGAGAATGAAGAGCCTGCACGGAAGGATACGGCGGTGATGAAAGACACAGTGGTGCAGCACGTTGAAAAGCCAGCTCCAAAGGAGAGCAAAGCACAGCGAGATTCTATCAATACGCGCTTGGATAGCCTCCCTAAGCATATCTATTTAACATTTGACGATGGACCTTTGATTGGAAGTTCGGCAATAGACTCGATAGCCAAAGCGAAGAATATAAAAATAAACGTTTTCTTGATTGGCAAGCATGCCAATATGAGCAAGCGCCTAAAAAAGGATTACCTCCGGTATTACAACAACCCGTTGGTTGACGCTTACAATCACAGTTACACGCATGCGAACAACAAATTCAACGTGTTCTATAGTAATCCAGATCATGCCTTTTCTGATTTTGAAAAAAATGAACAGGATTTGGCACTTAAATACAAAATCGTGCGTCTTCCTGGGCGGAATATTTGGTACTTCAATGACAGAAGACGGGTGGATTTGCAGAGCGGTGCTAGTACGGCGGATTTGTTATTTGCCAATGGCTACAAAGTAATGGGATGGGATGTAGAGTGGAAAATACATGGCCTTACGGGACAACCTGTGCAGTCGGTCAACGAAATCTATCAACGGATGAAGAATAGGTTGCGGAAAAAGGATTCATTCACGGCAAACAATGTTGTACTGTTGATGCATGATGATATGTTCCAAAATAAAAAGGGGCAGAAGCTGCTGTCTGATCTCATTGATAGTCTACAGGCACATTCAAACTATCACTTTGAACACATGCGCGATTATCCCGTAAAATATTAA
- a CDS encoding serine hydrolase domain-containing protein, with the protein MSQIQPVNRYLFILVKSICAMVVMGMISGQAFSQEGTTALKSFVAAEYPDKNGPGVAVLVATGQTVGHYANSGLADLERKTSISSQSQFRMASVSKQFTARAIFQLMEEGKLSSITAIGDLFDGLPKAIQRITVGQLLQHTSGIWDYETLMPKGQSEQLLDSDILAIIRGKEETYFRPGQQFRYSNTGYCLLALIVERIAGQSYPTYVEQSMFKRAGLVNACVFAPKRVIPNRVFGYHPREGKYVFADQSLTSATKGDGGVYISTEEFAKWLDSCVIASSKNKSYLDAILANKVWVRDGIYYSMGWFLSWDSVGGMCLFHSGETTGFRNIVYVVPEAKIKLLVFSNRDDEQIGAFFEKLMATEQITVGKSLSPYSHLFEWLSHVYSGD; encoded by the coding sequence ATGTCACAAATTCAACCGGTCAATAGGTATCTGTTTATACTAGTAAAAAGTATATGTGCAATGGTGGTGATGGGGATGATTTCGGGCCAGGCTTTTAGTCAGGAGGGAACGACGGCATTAAAATCCTTTGTCGCTGCTGAATATCCAGATAAAAATGGTCCTGGGGTGGCCGTGCTAGTAGCAACGGGACAGACTGTGGGCCACTATGCCAATAGTGGTCTGGCGGATCTCGAACGAAAGACTTCTATTTCATCGCAATCTCAATTTAGGATGGCGTCAGTTAGTAAACAATTCACTGCTCGTGCCATCTTTCAATTGATGGAGGAAGGGAAGCTATCGTCCATCACAGCGATTGGCGATCTCTTTGATGGTCTGCCAAAGGCAATCCAACGCATTACGGTGGGACAATTGCTACAGCATACTTCTGGAATATGGGACTATGAAACCCTAATGCCAAAAGGTCAATCCGAACAGCTGCTGGACAGTGATATCTTGGCTATCATCAGAGGAAAGGAGGAGACTTATTTTAGACCTGGACAGCAATTTCGATATAGCAATACGGGATATTGTTTATTAGCGCTGATTGTAGAGCGTATTGCAGGACAATCTTATCCGACCTATGTCGAACAATCTATGTTTAAGCGAGCGGGACTGGTCAACGCATGTGTCTTTGCCCCTAAGCGAGTTATCCCGAATCGAGTATTTGGATATCATCCTCGTGAGGGCAAATATGTATTTGCCGATCAAAGCCTCACCAGTGCGACTAAAGGGGATGGCGGGGTTTACATATCTACGGAAGAATTTGCGAAATGGTTGGATTCGTGTGTGATAGCATCCTCAAAGAATAAATCTTACCTAGATGCCATTTTGGCTAACAAAGTATGGGTGAGGGATGGAATATACTACAGTATGGGATGGTTTTTGAGTTGGGATAGTGTGGGAGGGATGTGCCTTTTTCATTCGGGAGAGACTACAGGCTTTCGCAATATCGTGTACGTGGTGCCTGAAGCTAAAATCAAATTGCTGGTATTCAGCAATAGAGATGACGAGCAGATAGGAGCATTTTTTGAAAAACTTATGGCCACTGAACAAATTACAGTAGGGAAATCATTGTCGCCATATAGCCATTTGTTCGAATGGTTGAGCCATGTATACTCGGGAGATTAA
- a CDS encoding acyl transferase, which yields MDTHAIFNIQDDIEFNDCCLQTFHYQITNCEIYRYYVQYIGVDPQHVKHYTQIPFLPIELFKSQRIFASGRVPQVTFSSSGTTGMITSKHEVANIAIYETSFRKAFEAFYGNPADIAILALLPSYLERSGSSLIYMVDDLIKQSRQPASGYFLYNHQDLANTLAKLSAEKTKTVLFGVTYALLDFAEQYKVDFPSLIIMETGGMKGKRKDMIREEVHEILCKAFHVPSIHSEYGMTELLSQGYSTGNGIFKCPNWLKILVRDTNDPLSLLTDAKTGAINVIDLANIYSCSFIATQDLGKIYPDGSFEVLGRFDQSDIRGCNLLVQ from the coding sequence ATGGATACACACGCTATATTTAACATACAGGACGATATTGAATTCAATGATTGCTGTTTACAGACCTTTCACTACCAGATTACGAATTGCGAAATCTATCGATATTATGTTCAATATATAGGTGTGGATCCTCAACATGTGAAACACTACACCCAGATTCCCTTCCTTCCTATTGAACTCTTCAAATCCCAGCGCATCTTTGCATCTGGTCGTGTCCCTCAAGTGACATTCTCTAGTTCGGGCACTACAGGGATGATCACCAGCAAACATGAAGTTGCAAACATTGCCATCTACGAGACATCATTCAGAAAGGCCTTTGAAGCTTTCTACGGCAATCCAGCAGATATCGCAATACTCGCCTTACTCCCATCCTATTTAGAGCGATCTGGCTCTTCGCTCATCTATATGGTCGATGACTTGATTAAGCAGAGCCGCCAACCAGCGTCCGGCTATTTTTTATATAACCATCAGGACCTGGCAAATACCTTAGCAAAACTGAGTGCCGAAAAAACAAAAACCGTACTCTTTGGCGTTACCTATGCGCTACTGGACTTTGCCGAACAATATAAAGTCGATTTTCCTTCCTTGATTATTATGGAAACAGGAGGTATGAAAGGTAAACGTAAAGATATGATAAGAGAGGAAGTGCATGAAATATTGTGTAAAGCCTTCCATGTGCCTAGCATTCATTCCGAATATGGTATGACCGAATTACTTTCACAAGGATATTCCACAGGCAATGGAATATTTAAATGTCCCAACTGGTTAAAGATACTTGTCAGGGATACCAATGATCCACTTTCTCTTTTGACAGATGCCAAGACCGGGGCCATCAACGTTATCGACCTGGCCAATATCTATTCCTGTTCCTTCATTGCTACACAGGATTTAGGGAAAATATACCCGGATGGATCATTTGAAGTCCTAGGCCGATTCGACCAAAGCGACATTCGCGGATGTAATCTATTGGTACAATAA
- the ypfJ gene encoding KPN_02809 family neutral zinc metallopeptidase — MKWQGGRQSDNFEDKRGMSGGQKFTLGGIGGVIVLIIGFMLGGDPAQLLQQVQDANIGGTQMQQGEIELSPEEAKLTDFSKTVLASTEDVWNKVFADNGLTYQVAVLTVYRGGVETQGCGIGKAAYGPFYCPGDQKVYLDLSFNDELQQKFGAKGEFALAYVIAHEVGHHIQNLLGTLGKTNRLREQMSEKEYNKISIMTELQADFYAGVWAHHVNALSDVKIDYDDILDGMRAAEAVGDDKLQEQAQGYAVPESFTHGTSEQRAKWFKKGYETGDMKAGDTFSDSSLR; from the coding sequence ATGAAATGGCAAGGCGGTCGTCAAAGTGACAATTTCGAAGACAAAAGAGGTATGTCCGGCGGACAGAAATTTACTTTAGGTGGCATCGGTGGTGTCATTGTATTGATTATTGGTTTTATGCTAGGCGGTGACCCCGCACAATTGTTGCAGCAGGTACAGGATGCAAATATAGGGGGGACCCAAATGCAACAGGGAGAAATCGAACTTTCACCTGAAGAAGCGAAATTGACAGATTTTTCTAAGACGGTATTGGCTAGCACAGAGGATGTTTGGAACAAAGTGTTTGCGGACAATGGGCTGACCTATCAGGTGGCGGTACTAACGGTGTATCGCGGTGGGGTAGAAACACAAGGCTGTGGTATAGGTAAAGCTGCCTATGGTCCATTCTATTGCCCGGGCGACCAGAAAGTCTATTTGGATTTGAGTTTTAATGATGAATTGCAGCAAAAATTTGGGGCAAAGGGCGAATTTGCCTTGGCATATGTAATCGCCCATGAGGTGGGACATCATATCCAGAATCTATTAGGGACACTTGGTAAAACGAATCGTTTGCGTGAGCAAATGAGCGAAAAAGAGTATAATAAAATCAGCATCATGACTGAATTGCAAGCGGATTTTTATGCGGGAGTATGGGCACATCATGTAAATGCACTTTCGGATGTCAAGATTGACTATGACGATATTTTAGACGGTATGCGGGCGGCAGAAGCGGTGGGTGATGACAAGCTTCAAGAACAAGCGCAGGGATATGCAGTACCTGAATCTTTTACGCATGGCACCTCAGAGCAGCGTGCCAAATGGTTTAAAAAGGGATATGAAACAGGTGATATGAAAGCGGGTGATACCTTTTCCGACAGTAGTCTGCGCTAG
- a CDS encoding cytochrome d ubiquinol oxidase subunit II, whose translation MLYVVIAYLWAAICLYLILGGADFGAGIVELVTKRSARPRVRSIMYKAIGPVWEANHMWLIIAIVILFVGFPEIYTTMSTYMHLPLLMMLMGIIARGTAFAFRNYDAVDDAMQGVYFRIFTVSSLITPFFLGIIAAATVSGRIDVEAADFYTAYVGSWFNWFGVAVGFFTVAICGYLASIFAIGQIANMEEQILMVRLAKLFVFVVMACGLSVFVAAHYSHIPLLDWVLGDIWGQLAIVLASLSVIWLFVAFKKKSIAAMRILAGFQVVMILFAATYQHYPDLILLKNGAHLSLIDHSGAEAAINSLGWALLIGSVFILPTLFYLIYSFSRNRTSLSDAS comes from the coding sequence ATGTTATATGTTGTTATTGCGTATCTATGGGCTGCAATCTGCTTGTACCTCATTCTGGGAGGTGCAGATTTTGGTGCCGGTATTGTCGAGCTTGTGACCAAACGATCTGCACGTCCACGTGTTAGGAGCATCATGTATAAAGCGATAGGACCTGTGTGGGAGGCCAACCACATGTGGTTGATCATTGCTATCGTTATTCTTTTTGTTGGTTTTCCAGAAATATATACGACTATGTCAACGTATATGCACCTTCCTCTACTAATGATGTTGATGGGAATTATTGCTAGAGGTACGGCTTTTGCTTTTCGTAATTATGATGCCGTGGATGATGCGATGCAAGGTGTTTATTTTCGAATATTTACTGTATCGAGCTTGATTACACCGTTCTTTCTAGGTATTATCGCAGCAGCTACGGTATCGGGACGTATTGACGTCGAAGCTGCTGATTTCTATACCGCCTATGTGGGCAGTTGGTTTAACTGGTTTGGGGTGGCTGTCGGATTTTTTACGGTAGCGATATGTGGCTATTTGGCTTCCATATTTGCAATCGGGCAGATTGCGAATATGGAAGAGCAAATCCTGATGGTGCGCTTGGCCAAGTTGTTTGTATTCGTAGTGATGGCCTGTGGTCTAAGTGTTTTTGTAGCCGCCCACTACTCGCATATCCCGTTACTGGATTGGGTACTCGGAGATATTTGGGGGCAGTTGGCCATTGTATTGGCATCACTTTCGGTGATTTGGCTGTTTGTGGCGTTTAAAAAGAAATCGATTGCCGCCATGCGGATACTTGCTGGATTTCAGGTGGTCATGATCCTATTTGCGGCGACATATCAACATTACCCCGATTTGATATTGTTGAAGAATGGGGCCCATTTGTCGCTCATCGATCATTCTGGAGCCGAAGCTGCCATCAATTCGCTGGGCTGGGCACTGTTGATCGGTAGTGTTTTTATACTTCCAACACTTTTTTATTTGATTTACTCCTTCAGTAGAAACAGGACATCCCTTTCGGATGCTTCCTGA
- a CDS encoding PhnA domain-containing protein, with protein sequence MSLQQQLIERSGNKCELCNLTENLNVYEVPPTSNANLENSILVCNTCLAQIEKTEQIDADHWKILSETMWSEHIPVQVMAWRMLSRLRNEGWAADNLDILYLDDDTLEWAKKTGDHEMDALVQFHQDSNGTRLYEGDTVVLTKTLDVKGSTLSAKLGTVVKNIKLVHDNTDQIEGKVEGQTIVILTKYLRKG encoded by the coding sequence ATGAGCTTACAACAACAACTTATCGAAAGATCGGGTAACAAGTGTGAATTATGCAATCTTACGGAGAATCTAAATGTTTATGAAGTTCCGCCAACCTCCAACGCCAATTTGGAGAACAGCATCTTGGTATGCAATACCTGCCTAGCTCAAATCGAGAAAACCGAACAAATCGATGCCGATCATTGGAAGATTTTATCCGAAACCATGTGGTCGGAACATATCCCCGTACAGGTCATGGCATGGCGGATGTTAAGCAGACTCCGCAATGAAGGTTGGGCTGCTGACAATCTAGATATTCTCTACTTGGATGACGACACGTTGGAGTGGGCCAAGAAAACCGGAGACCATGAAATGGATGCCCTAGTGCAGTTCCATCAGGACTCCAACGGCACCAGGTTGTATGAAGGCGACACAGTCGTGCTGACCAAGACATTGGACGTTAAAGGCTCAACTTTGAGCGCCAAGTTGGGAACCGTTGTCAAGAACATCAAATTAGTACACGATAATACCGATCAAATAGAAGGTAAAGTGGAAGGGCAGACCATTGTCATTCTCACAAAATATCTTCGTAAAGGCTAA
- a CDS encoding DNA alkylation repair protein has product MELSLRAKDIIAQINEGTTKLGDLRKVANDIKKDHELALELWSTGQFLPRQLAILIMDSKQLSQQLIDKLDCNIEQHDENERLKLADWLMANQLSKDKRTISLMETWEDSQSSLQRRIFWYYQARLRWVGQTPPPNSEELLFKIETRIGKEVPEVQWAMNFTAAQIGVYEEKYRSRCIALGERTGLYKDEIVAKNCTPSYLPKFIAIQVNKLNR; this is encoded by the coding sequence GTGGAATTATCATTGAGAGCAAAAGATATAATAGCACAAATAAACGAAGGGACGACCAAGCTGGGTGACTTACGGAAGGTTGCGAATGACATAAAAAAAGATCACGAATTAGCGCTGGAGCTTTGGTCAACGGGGCAATTTTTACCCAGGCAGTTGGCAATTTTGATTATGGACAGCAAACAACTTTCGCAACAACTCATCGATAAATTAGATTGCAATATTGAGCAACATGATGAAAATGAGCGACTTAAATTAGCGGATTGGTTAATGGCAAACCAACTTTCCAAAGACAAAAGGACTATTTCGTTAATGGAAACATGGGAGGATAGTCAATCGTCATTGCAGAGACGGATTTTTTGGTATTATCAAGCTCGTCTACGGTGGGTTGGACAAACGCCGCCACCCAACAGCGAAGAATTGCTTTTCAAAATCGAAACACGTATCGGAAAGGAAGTGCCGGAAGTACAATGGGCAATGAATTTTACAGCAGCTCAAATCGGAGTTTATGAGGAAAAATATCGTTCGAGGTGCATTGCTCTTGGTGAACGTACAGGGTTATATAAGGATGAAATAGTCGCTAAAAATTGTACTCCTAGCTATTTGCCGAAATTTATAGCTATACAAGTGAATAAGTTGAATAGATAA